A portion of the Bdellovibrionales bacterium genome contains these proteins:
- a CDS encoding 2-oxoacid:ferredoxin oxidoreductase subunit beta, whose amino-acid sequence MNSVNSIGLSRTDYSGSKSTLCTGCGHDSVTGHIISAFYKSGVVPYQVAKLSGIGCSSKTPAYFMNKAHGFNAIHGRMAPVATGVKVANSSLVCIGVSGDGDTASIGVGGFVHLLRRNLPLIYIVENNGVFGLTKGQFSATADKGSRHKSGEKNPFSTIDLCSIAIDLGCSFVARSFSGDAKQLVPLIEAAIHHRGTALIDIISPCITFANHEGSTKSYGSVREHNHVLQELGFIQAFEQINVDYNEGEVQIVQMPDGSKLSLKKLNSSEHDVKNAGQAIQLLTESRNRGEILTGMFYLDETHENLIETLQLDATKPLAYMSEGELRPPPEALKEIMTEYR is encoded by the coding sequence ATGAATTCGGTCAACTCCATTGGACTTTCAAGAACGGATTACTCTGGAAGCAAATCAACGCTCTGTACAGGCTGCGGGCATGACAGCGTCACCGGCCACATCATATCGGCCTTTTACAAGTCAGGAGTTGTTCCCTATCAAGTGGCGAAACTCTCTGGCATCGGCTGCTCGAGCAAAACACCTGCCTATTTTATGAATAAAGCTCATGGGTTTAATGCGATTCACGGCCGGATGGCTCCTGTCGCAACGGGAGTCAAGGTCGCAAATTCCAGCTTGGTCTGCATTGGGGTCTCAGGAGATGGAGACACCGCAAGCATCGGTGTTGGCGGTTTCGTTCATTTGCTGAGACGAAATCTCCCTCTCATTTACATTGTCGAAAACAACGGTGTTTTTGGCTTAACAAAAGGTCAGTTTTCGGCCACCGCCGACAAAGGAAGTCGGCATAAATCTGGAGAAAAAAATCCATTTTCGACGATCGACCTCTGTTCCATCGCAATCGATCTTGGTTGTTCCTTTGTGGCACGGTCGTTTTCTGGAGATGCAAAACAATTGGTCCCACTCATTGAAGCAGCCATCCATCATCGCGGAACGGCCCTCATTGATATCATTTCGCCTTGTATCACCTTTGCTAACCATGAAGGCTCTACAAAAAGTTATGGCTCCGTTCGAGAACACAATCACGTGTTGCAGGAGCTTGGTTTTATTCAAGCCTTCGAGCAAATCAATGTTGATTACAATGAAGGTGAAGTACAGATTGTGCAAATGCCTGATGGATCAAAACTCAGTTTGAAAAAGTTGAATTCCTCCGAGCACGATGTCAAGAATGCAGGTCAAGCAATTCAATTGCTCACTGAATCCCGAAATCGAGGAGAAATTCTCACCGGGATGTTTTATCTTGATGAAACTCATGAAAATTTGATTGAAACACTTCAGCTGGATGCCACAAAACCCCTGGCTTATATGAGCGAGGGGGAACTGAGGCCTCCGCCTGAGGCCCTCAAAGAAATCATGACCGAATATCGCTAG
- a CDS encoding hemolysin III family protein: protein MDMAIIPIPGFSEPFSCWSHLLAAVVSLVGTFFLLKRGRGNFWRQSSLLVYSCSLVFLFSMSGVYHLLDPGGYPRMVLQRLDHAAIWVLVAGTFTPIHVILFRGFWRWGILLVIWSIAITGLVLKTIFFKEIPDWLSLTFYLGLGWIGVMTGWRFVQSFGKENYHYLIWGGVAYSVGAILEFIKWPILVSGVVGPHEIFHVFVVIGATLHWFFIYRWASHPLVKNLLVRVRCTETGNCVAEAIGESIRVEAKSIDEMRVLLREKIADRFHNRQPPKSTRLSFSYEELWNFDEIVRNTSAPSIEIKQKKS from the coding sequence ATGGATATGGCGATCATTCCTATTCCGGGATTCAGCGAACCTTTTAGCTGCTGGTCACATTTGTTAGCTGCCGTCGTTTCGCTGGTCGGTACATTTTTCCTATTAAAACGTGGAAGAGGAAATTTCTGGAGGCAATCAAGCCTTCTGGTTTATTCTTGCTCTTTGGTTTTTCTTTTTTCGATGAGCGGAGTCTACCACCTCCTCGATCCTGGAGGATACCCGCGGATGGTTTTGCAGCGTCTTGATCATGCGGCCATTTGGGTTTTGGTTGCGGGAACTTTCACTCCGATTCATGTTATTTTGTTTCGAGGATTTTGGAGATGGGGAATTTTGCTTGTCATCTGGTCTATCGCCATTACGGGACTGGTACTTAAAACTATTTTTTTTAAGGAAATCCCAGATTGGTTGAGTCTCACTTTTTATTTGGGACTTGGTTGGATAGGAGTGATGACGGGTTGGCGGTTTGTTCAGAGCTTTGGAAAGGAAAATTATCACTATTTGATTTGGGGTGGGGTCGCTTATTCGGTTGGAGCGATTCTTGAGTTTATCAAATGGCCAATTCTTGTTTCTGGCGTAGTGGGACCGCATGAGATATTTCACGTGTTTGTCGTTATCGGAGCGACTTTGCATTGGTTTTTCATTTATCGGTGGGCCTCTCATCCTCTGGTAAAGAACTTACTTGTTCGAGTGAGATGCACAGAAACAGGAAATTGCGTTGCGGAGGCGATTGGTGAATCGATTCGCGTTGAGGCAAAATCAATCGATGAGATGCGCGTGCTCTTGCGAGAAAAAATTGCTGATAGATTTCACAATCGTCAGCCTCCAAAGAGCACTCGTCTTAGCTTTAGCTATGAGGAGTTATGGAACTTTGACGAAATCGTTCGTAATACTTCAGCACCATCCATTGAAATCAAACAGAAAAAGAGCTAG
- the folE gene encoding GTP cyclohydrolase I FolE, which translates to MAPEKTYSVDEILAQITPTPVVSTGLNRAEKIEKIAVKMADIMDILGLDLTNDSLKETPQRVARMYVDELFSGLWSENFPKITVIDNEMAYDQMIVGQRIEIKSTCEHHFQTIDGYATIAYIPKDRVIGLSKINRIARYFSRRPQVQERLTKQIADCLSYVLDTKNVAVHISAKHHCMASRGVEDSSSVTVTCDLRGDFKCKSETRSEFLSHCDTNNCMT; encoded by the coding sequence ATGGCTCCAGAGAAGACTTATTCAGTTGATGAAATCCTGGCCCAGATCACCCCCACGCCCGTGGTGTCTACTGGCCTGAATCGGGCTGAGAAAATCGAGAAAATTGCAGTAAAAATGGCCGACATTATGGACATCTTGGGTTTGGACCTGACCAATGACAGTTTGAAAGAGACCCCTCAGAGGGTTGCTAGAATGTATGTGGACGAACTCTTTTCAGGCCTGTGGAGTGAAAATTTTCCAAAAATAACCGTTATTGACAATGAAATGGCCTATGATCAGATGATTGTCGGTCAAAGAATCGAAATCAAATCAACCTGCGAACATCACTTTCAGACCATTGATGGGTATGCAACGATTGCATATATACCGAAGGACCGGGTCATTGGGCTTTCTAAAATTAATCGGATTGCCAGATATTTTTCGCGGCGTCCTCAAGTTCAGGAGCGTTTGACAAAACAGATAGCAGACTGCCTTTCTTATGTTCTCGATACAAAGAACGTGGCCGTTCACATATCAGCTAAGCATCACTGTATGGCGAGTCGAGGAGTAGAGGATTCGAGTAGCGTCACGGTGACTTGTGACTTGCGTGGTGATTTTAAATGCAAAAGTGAAACCAGGTCAGAATTTCTGAGTCACTGTGATACGAATAACTGTATGACATGA
- the nhaA gene encoding Na+/H+ antiporter NhaA codes for MSDKLGHRRAQKIVSTILSPIERFLQFESASGIILILVTILTMIWANSPWADAYFHLIETPISFRIANWSLELSLHAWVNDALMVIFFFVVGLEIKRELVMGELASPRKAALPLFAALGGMVFPALIYSAFNLNGPGHSGWGIPMATDIAFAVGVLLLMGKKVPFPLKVFLLALAIADDLGAVSVIGFFYTSDVSQVFLFFVALGILTVAFIKYLGVRQIPIYTILGVLIWFAILRSGIHATIAGVVLGLMTPAKPFLRKKEAPEKIKKLVDDLDNYLEGKDKEANKNSPVLVPATEYLDEKTKGMLEKLHHLSNEARSPLDRLIHVLHPIVSFAIMPIFAIVNTGISLTGFDFSLLMQNHISLGIIFGLMLGKPIGVVLFSWFAVRMNLAQLPRGVTWYHIACVGCLAGIGFTMALFISHIALKTPDLEIYSKLGVLIGSFLSAVLGMSLLGLAKDSQPKDVSPDFGRG; via the coding sequence ATGTCAGACAAATTGGGACACCGGCGCGCACAGAAGATCGTTTCCACAATCCTCTCTCCGATCGAAAGGTTTCTCCAGTTTGAATCAGCCAGTGGAATAATTCTGATTCTTGTGACGATATTGACCATGATCTGGGCCAATTCTCCTTGGGCAGATGCTTATTTCCATTTGATTGAAACGCCAATCTCGTTCCGAATTGCGAATTGGAGCTTGGAGTTGAGTCTCCATGCCTGGGTGAATGACGCCCTCATGGTCATTTTCTTTTTTGTCGTGGGACTTGAGATAAAAAGGGAATTGGTCATGGGTGAACTGGCTTCGCCACGAAAGGCGGCCCTGCCCTTGTTCGCAGCTCTTGGAGGTATGGTTTTCCCTGCGTTAATTTATAGCGCCTTCAATTTGAATGGGCCCGGTCACTCCGGATGGGGAATACCCATGGCCACGGACATAGCTTTTGCCGTGGGAGTCCTTCTTCTCATGGGAAAAAAGGTACCCTTTCCTCTCAAAGTATTTCTATTGGCACTCGCGATAGCTGACGACCTCGGCGCTGTTTCAGTCATTGGCTTTTTTTACACCTCAGATGTTTCCCAGGTTTTTCTGTTTTTTGTGGCGCTTGGAATACTAACTGTTGCTTTCATTAAATACTTAGGAGTTCGTCAGATTCCTATTTATACGATCTTAGGAGTTCTGATTTGGTTTGCCATTCTCAGAAGCGGAATTCATGCCACTATCGCAGGAGTTGTTCTGGGCCTTATGACTCCTGCAAAACCCTTCCTTCGCAAGAAGGAAGCTCCTGAGAAGATCAAGAAACTCGTTGATGACCTTGATAATTATCTAGAGGGAAAAGACAAGGAGGCAAACAAAAATTCTCCGGTTTTGGTTCCCGCGACAGAGTATCTCGACGAGAAGACCAAGGGCATGTTGGAAAAGCTTCACCACCTTTCAAATGAGGCGCGCTCCCCCCTGGATCGGTTGATTCACGTCCTCCATCCGATTGTGAGCTTTGCAATTATGCCTATTTTTGCCATTGTCAATACAGGGATCAGTTTGACAGGCTTTGATTTCTCTTTACTTATGCAAAATCACATTAGCCTTGGCATTATTTTCGGACTCATGTTGGGAAAACCAATCGGTGTTGTGCTTTTCTCCTGGTTTGCAGTTCGGATGAACTTGGCGCAATTACCTCGCGGTGTGACCTGGTATCACATAGCATGCGTGGGCTGTCTGGCAGGAATCGGATTTACCATGGCTTTGTTCATTAGCCATATTGCTTTAAAGACCCCAGATCTTGAAATTTACTCTAAGCTTGGCGTTCTTATCGGTTCATTCTTATCAGCTGTCTTGGGTATGTCTCTTCTTGGATTGGCCAAAGATAGTCAACCTAAGGATGTCAGTCCTGACTTCGGGAGGGGATAG
- a CDS encoding transposase — protein MQKRHLGKIFGSVRFVYNEFLKINEELYADGIQKLSRTEMQEHLLIWKEAIDWLSDVPSQSLQVATHDLDVAYQNLFAGRGKKPRLKKKLSAQSVSLPQPKIKSVSGQNCVFIPKYKTWIPMKMHREFPDGAKFGAATISKTASGRYFVSIVTKFNTKEKILSTHDGIVGVDLNIKHIVLSDGEKIQVPRTLETLESRKRRLQKKMQRQRDMQKSEKRSNNYEKTRFRLAKLHERIRFQREDYLHKLALNIYRKNQVVAMETLNVKGMMKNRRLAKSIAFQSWGRLVEIMKVYAVQYDKHLHFISTWFPSSKMCHQCGFVNSELTLSDREWTCESCQTHHDRDINAAINIQNEGGSYPVHQPVERKGSVVRPKGRTTTMASAKQESSRFEVAS, from the coding sequence GTGCAGAAACGGCATCTAGGGAAGATATTTGGCTCGGTTCGTTTTGTGTACAACGAATTTCTAAAAATAAACGAGGAGCTGTACGCGGATGGGATACAGAAACTCTCTCGCACAGAGATGCAAGAACATCTCCTCATCTGGAAAGAAGCCATTGACTGGCTGAGTGACGTACCAAGTCAATCCTTGCAAGTTGCAACTCACGATCTCGATGTCGCCTATCAGAATCTGTTTGCAGGACGCGGTAAAAAGCCAAGACTCAAAAAGAAGTTGTCTGCGCAAAGTGTTTCACTCCCACAACCAAAAATCAAATCAGTGTCGGGACAAAATTGCGTATTTATTCCAAAATACAAGACTTGGATACCGATGAAAATGCATAGAGAATTTCCAGACGGTGCAAAGTTCGGTGCCGCCACCATCTCTAAAACTGCAAGTGGACGATACTTCGTCAGCATCGTCACAAAATTCAATACGAAAGAGAAAATTCTTTCAACCCATGATGGGATCGTTGGTGTTGATCTGAACATCAAGCATATTGTTCTGAGTGATGGCGAGAAGATCCAGGTTCCAAGGACATTGGAAACGCTCGAGAGCAGAAAGCGCAGGCTTCAAAAGAAGATGCAGCGCCAGCGAGATATGCAGAAATCAGAAAAACGATCCAATAACTACGAAAAAACAAGATTTCGACTTGCAAAGTTGCACGAAAGAATAAGGTTCCAAAGGGAGGACTATCTTCACAAATTGGCTCTCAATATCTACCGCAAGAACCAAGTGGTAGCGATGGAGACACTCAATGTGAAGGGCATGATGAAAAACCGAAGACTGGCAAAGTCAATTGCGTTTCAGTCATGGGGAAGACTTGTTGAGATAATGAAGGTGTATGCTGTCCAATACGACAAACATTTGCATTTTATATCGACTTGGTTTCCAAGTTCTAAGATGTGCCATCAGTGCGGGTTCGTGAACAGCGAGCTCACCCTTTCCGATAGGGAATGGACATGTGAGTCATGTCAGACTCATCACGATAGGGACATCAATGCTGCAATAAATATTCAAAACGAGGGTGGGTCCTACCCCGTTCATCAGCCTGTGGAGAGGAAAGGCTCTGTTGTACGGCCGAAAGGGCGCACAACAACCATGGCCTCGGCGAAGCAGGAATCATCAAGATTTGAGGTGGCATCGTGA
- the tnpA gene encoding IS200/IS605 family transposase, translated as MKSQIKEKTKLRGHFHAVYSLNYHLVLVTKYRKRCLRPEQLDFLKQEFGRLFCEWDCRLLEFSGKEDHVHLLFEAHPAMNLSKLINNLKTVTSRLIRKKFPAHLKKYYSKPVFWTRAYCLISTGGATLEVIKKYVENRGNEKSS; from the coding sequence ATGAAAAGTCAAATCAAAGAAAAAACGAAATTACGTGGACATTTTCACGCCGTTTACAGTCTCAACTATCACTTAGTGTTAGTAACCAAATATCGAAAAAGATGTCTCAGGCCAGAGCAATTAGATTTTCTAAAGCAAGAGTTTGGTAGACTTTTTTGTGAATGGGACTGCAGACTCCTCGAGTTTAGCGGCAAAGAAGACCACGTTCATCTTCTCTTTGAAGCACACCCGGCGATGAATCTTTCAAAGCTCATCAACAACCTAAAAACCGTAACGAGCAGACTTATTAGGAAGAAGTTTCCAGCACACCTGAAGAAATATTATTCGAAACCTGTTTTCTGGACTCGAGCCTATTGTCTCATTTCGACGGGCGGAGCTACACTTGAGGTCATAAAAAAATATGTAGAAAATCGGGGAAATGAAAAATCATCCTGA
- a CDS encoding nucleotidyltransferase domain-containing protein gives MNNRSHVRKVDDMGLLKMIPNPAMNQWAQEKAVEFLDSIPSQDLILEAYLCGSAVDGVFTPDSDLDFVVVTKDQASIKQLQKEVYSPRFADIAIDWIFKTKESFDERKNFGGVCFVAFHSGRKLR, from the coding sequence GTGAACAATAGGTCGCACGTTAGAAAGGTAGACGACATGGGCTTGCTAAAAATGATTCCTAATCCAGCCATGAATCAATGGGCTCAAGAAAAAGCGGTGGAATTTTTAGACTCCATTCCTTCACAGGATTTAATTTTAGAGGCCTACCTTTGCGGGTCTGCGGTCGATGGCGTGTTTACTCCTGACTCGGACTTGGATTTCGTTGTTGTTACCAAAGACCAAGCCTCTATCAAACAACTTCAAAAAGAAGTCTACAGTCCTCGTTTCGCCGATATTGCGATCGATTGGATTTTTAAAACCAAAGAATCTTTCGATGAGAGAAAGAACTTTGGTGGGGTCTGCTTCGTTGCTTTTCATAGTGGGAGAAAACTGCGATGA
- a CDS encoding HEPN domain-containing protein, with the protein MTKNLKKQLFPKEYARELLTIAKGDLESAVGLSQIKTGRPENIVFIVQQSIEKSLKAVLVHLQIPFPLVHDLGILVALLPDEKAPPEGFALAELNPFASVRRYEEGQLPLTAEEIKSSLDVAQKVIQWAIASINS; encoded by the coding sequence ATGACCAAAAATTTAAAGAAGCAACTCTTCCCGAAGGAATACGCCAGGGAACTTCTGACGATTGCCAAAGGCGATTTGGAGTCTGCAGTTGGGCTTTCTCAAATCAAGACGGGCCGCCCTGAAAACATTGTTTTTATCGTTCAACAATCTATCGAAAAATCCCTCAAAGCCGTCCTGGTTCATCTTCAAATTCCATTTCCGCTTGTTCACGACTTGGGTATTCTTGTTGCTCTTTTACCTGATGAGAAAGCTCCGCCGGAAGGCTTTGCTCTTGCTGAATTAAATCCTTTTGCGTCCGTTCGCCGTTATGAAGAGGGACAACTTCCGCTCACGGCCGAGGAAATTAAGTCCTCTTTGGACGTCGCTCAGAAAGTCATTCAGTGGGCCATCGCTTCCATCAATTCTTAG
- a CDS encoding TIGR02147 family protein, translating to MLSIFEFTSYRKYLMAWIKSLGSRSYGTKGRIAESLGVSSSLISQVLKGEKTLTPDQTSELCDFLGLNEIESDYLHLLVDLDRAGNHRYREKLLRKIAHLQEQSRRIGKRVPRHKELNDEQRAIYYSSWLYTGIRNLTAVPGFDNVDAIAEYFRLDPPVVNRVIRFLIENGLCREQDGKITYGPASTHVDKDSPFVNKHHQNWRFQAIQHMEARRDEDVFFTSPMSLSREAAEEIRKLLPNFIQSVMKISAPSPSEMAVCLNIDWFEY from the coding sequence ATGCTGTCGATTTTCGAATTTACTAGTTATCGTAAATACTTAATGGCTTGGATTAAATCCCTTGGTTCTCGATCCTACGGAACTAAGGGCCGAATTGCAGAATCGCTTGGGGTCAGTTCGAGTCTCATCAGCCAAGTTCTTAAAGGCGAAAAGACACTGACTCCAGACCAGACTTCTGAGCTCTGTGATTTTCTTGGTTTGAATGAAATTGAATCTGACTATCTTCATCTGCTTGTGGACTTGGATCGAGCTGGTAATCATCGGTATCGCGAAAAACTTTTGCGCAAAATAGCCCATCTCCAGGAACAATCGCGGCGCATTGGCAAAAGAGTGCCGCGTCATAAAGAGCTTAATGATGAACAGAGAGCTATTTATTATTCGAGTTGGCTCTACACAGGGATTCGCAATCTTACGGCTGTTCCAGGCTTCGATAATGTGGATGCAATCGCGGAATATTTTCGTCTTGATCCTCCTGTTGTGAATCGCGTGATTCGCTTTCTTATTGAAAATGGCTTGTGTCGAGAGCAGGATGGTAAAATCACATACGGACCGGCGAGTACCCACGTTGACAAGGATTCGCCCTTTGTGAACAAGCATCACCAAAACTGGCGCTTCCAAGCCATTCAACACATGGAAGCTAGACGCGACGAGGACGTCTTTTTTACTTCACCAATGTCTTTGTCTAGAGAAGCGGCTGAGGAGATCCGCAAGCTGCTTCCAAACTTTATTCAGTCAGTGATGAAAATATCAGCTCCGTCACCATCGGAAATGGCCGTGTGTCTGAACATAGACTGGTTTGAATATTAA